Proteins found in one Toxotes jaculatrix isolate fToxJac2 chromosome 18, fToxJac2.pri, whole genome shotgun sequence genomic segment:
- the hmgxb4a gene encoding HMG domain-containing protein 4a isoform X2: protein MAFEEIKDVGMEGDRGLVAGRSQREKRRSYKDLLREEEEIAAQVRKSSKKRPKDSELFMLGGDSHKKKKKHSDDYYYRDHDGSGPPPHKKKHKSADRSPTLSSPSSSHPTDTAMGLLQAITSPLATGSDPSPHLHKKPSYPSFSSHSSKERKRESSSSSGSKGSHSFSHSHPVSSSSCSSKKHSSSSSKSSLFHGGAPKEEPLTLREADGLKMKLIMSPEKEEGESFPFTPHSSKGSVKKEKDRDRMQVSKSPKKKLQQSRDPLPVVGKEVEVEGHYGGGMGDDSSSSGGELEAGELVIDDSYTHLSKKKKKSKKSKKKKDKEKDRDKEKSGKDKKHSKGFGDSSRAHSHSQPTVTHSAVGPMYAMGTPIPPHHHQGSDGVTEKKKKKEEKDREKHEKDKDKPKKKNTTAYQVFCKEYRVNINAEQPGLVFGELSKKLAEVWKAMPEKDKLVWRQKAQYLQHKQNKAEATTIKHKNSSESKSKVVGTGTGMVSPNRAPGTMSLSPARVPDVDPIDAAAHLQLLGESLSLIGHRLQETEGMVAVSGSLSVLLDSILCALGPLTCLTAQIPQLNGCPRNVLSNTLDNIAYIMPGL, encoded by the exons ATGGCTTTTGAGGAGATCAAGG ATgtggggatggagggagacagGGGTCTTGTAGCTGGTCGTagccagagagaaaagaggaggtcGTACAAGGACCTGctaagggaggaggaggagattgcTGCTCAGGTCCGAAAGTCTTCCAAGAAACGACCTAAG GATTCAGAACTTTTCATGCTCGGTGGGGACtcacacaaaaagaagaaaaaacatagtGATGACTACTATTACAGAG acCACGATGGCTCAGGTCCACCTCCCCACAAGAAAAAGCACAAGTCTGCAGACCGCTCCCCAACTCTGTCTTCCCCGTCATCCTCCCACCCGACAGATACAGCAATGGGCCTCCTGCAGGCCATCACCTCTCCCCTGGCCACAGGTTCGGACCCCAGCCCCCACTTACACAAGAAGCCCTCCtacccctccttctcctcacaCTCCTCCAAGGAGCGCAAAcgtgagagcagcagcagcagtggaagcaAAGGGAGCCACTCCTTCTCTCACTCCCACCCTGTGTCTTCCTCATCATGTTCCTCCAAGAAgcactcctcctcttcctcaaagTCTTCTCTGTTCCATGGTGGAGCTCCCAAAGAGGAGCCTTTGACTTTACGTGAGGCCGACGGGCTAAAGATGAAGCTCATCATGTCgccagagaaagaggaaggagagagctTCCCATTCACACCGCACTCATCCAAAGGAAGcgtgaagaaagagaaggataGAGACAGGATGCAGGTCTCAAAGTCACCAAAGAAGAAGCTACAGCAGAGTCGAGATCCACTGCCTGTAGTGGGgaaagaggtggaggtggaag GTCATTATGGAGGTGGCATGGGAGATGATAGTTCTTCATCTGGGGGCGAGCTGGAGGCAGGGGAACTAGTTATAGATgattcatacacacacctgtcaaaaaagaagaagaagagcaagaaaagcaagaagaaaaaggacaaggagaaagacagagataagGAAAAAAGTGGGAAGGACAAGAAGCACAGTAAAGGGTTTGGAG ACTCATCGAGAGCCCACAGCCACTCTCAGCCAACTGTCACTCACAGTGCCGTTGGTCCAATGTATGCCATGGGCACACCCATCCCTCCACACCACCATCAAGGCAGTGATGGagtgacagagaagaagaagaagaaagaggaaaaagatcGGGAAAAGCAtgagaaagataaagataag CCCAAGAAGAAGAACACAACAGCATATCAGGTGTTTTGTAAGGAGTACAGGGTGAACATAAATGCAGAACAGCCTGGACTAG TCTTTGGTGAGCTAAGCAAAAAGTTGGCAGAGGTGTGGAAGGCGATGCCTGAGAAAGACAAACta GTTTGGAGGCAGAAAGCTCAGTatctgcagcacaaacagaacaaagcagAGGCCACAACAATCAAACACAAGAACTCCAGTGAGAGCAAAAGCAAAG TTGTAGGAACAGGAACAGGGATGGTGTCACCGAACAGAGCTCCCGGCACTATGTCCCTGTCCCCTGCACGAGTCCCAGATGTTGATCCTATCGATGCAGCAGCTCACCTGCAACTACTAGGAGAGTCCCTGTCCCTGATTGGACATCGACTACAGGAAACAGAG GGGATGGTTGCTGTGTCCGGTAGTCTGTCTGTACTTCTGGACTCCATCTTGTGTGCACTGGGGCCACTGACCTGTCTCACAGCACAGATACCACAGTTAAACGGATGTCCTCGAAACGTCCTG TCAAATACGTTGGATAACATTGCCTACATCATGCCTGGACTGTGA
- the hmgxb4a gene encoding HMG domain-containing protein 4a isoform X1 encodes MAFEEIKGKGGMDVGMEGDRGLVAGRSQREKRRSYKDLLREEEEIAAQVRKSSKKRPKDSELFMLGGDSHKKKKKHSDDYYYRDHDGSGPPPHKKKHKSADRSPTLSSPSSSHPTDTAMGLLQAITSPLATGSDPSPHLHKKPSYPSFSSHSSKERKRESSSSSGSKGSHSFSHSHPVSSSSCSSKKHSSSSSKSSLFHGGAPKEEPLTLREADGLKMKLIMSPEKEEGESFPFTPHSSKGSVKKEKDRDRMQVSKSPKKKLQQSRDPLPVVGKEVEVEGHYGGGMGDDSSSSGGELEAGELVIDDSYTHLSKKKKKSKKSKKKKDKEKDRDKEKSGKDKKHSKGFGDSSRAHSHSQPTVTHSAVGPMYAMGTPIPPHHHQGSDGVTEKKKKKEEKDREKHEKDKDKPKKKNTTAYQVFCKEYRVNINAEQPGLVFGELSKKLAEVWKAMPEKDKLVWRQKAQYLQHKQNKAEATTIKHKNSSESKSKVVGTGTGMVSPNRAPGTMSLSPARVPDVDPIDAAAHLQLLGESLSLIGHRLQETEGMVAVSGSLSVLLDSILCALGPLTCLTAQIPQLNGCPRNVLSNTLDNIAYIMPGL; translated from the exons ATGGCTTTTGAGGAGATCAAGGGTAAAGGAGGAATGG ATgtggggatggagggagacagGGGTCTTGTAGCTGGTCGTagccagagagaaaagaggaggtcGTACAAGGACCTGctaagggaggaggaggagattgcTGCTCAGGTCCGAAAGTCTTCCAAGAAACGACCTAAG GATTCAGAACTTTTCATGCTCGGTGGGGACtcacacaaaaagaagaaaaaacatagtGATGACTACTATTACAGAG acCACGATGGCTCAGGTCCACCTCCCCACAAGAAAAAGCACAAGTCTGCAGACCGCTCCCCAACTCTGTCTTCCCCGTCATCCTCCCACCCGACAGATACAGCAATGGGCCTCCTGCAGGCCATCACCTCTCCCCTGGCCACAGGTTCGGACCCCAGCCCCCACTTACACAAGAAGCCCTCCtacccctccttctcctcacaCTCCTCCAAGGAGCGCAAAcgtgagagcagcagcagcagtggaagcaAAGGGAGCCACTCCTTCTCTCACTCCCACCCTGTGTCTTCCTCATCATGTTCCTCCAAGAAgcactcctcctcttcctcaaagTCTTCTCTGTTCCATGGTGGAGCTCCCAAAGAGGAGCCTTTGACTTTACGTGAGGCCGACGGGCTAAAGATGAAGCTCATCATGTCgccagagaaagaggaaggagagagctTCCCATTCACACCGCACTCATCCAAAGGAAGcgtgaagaaagagaaggataGAGACAGGATGCAGGTCTCAAAGTCACCAAAGAAGAAGCTACAGCAGAGTCGAGATCCACTGCCTGTAGTGGGgaaagaggtggaggtggaag GTCATTATGGAGGTGGCATGGGAGATGATAGTTCTTCATCTGGGGGCGAGCTGGAGGCAGGGGAACTAGTTATAGATgattcatacacacacctgtcaaaaaagaagaagaagagcaagaaaagcaagaagaaaaaggacaaggagaaagacagagataagGAAAAAAGTGGGAAGGACAAGAAGCACAGTAAAGGGTTTGGAG ACTCATCGAGAGCCCACAGCCACTCTCAGCCAACTGTCACTCACAGTGCCGTTGGTCCAATGTATGCCATGGGCACACCCATCCCTCCACACCACCATCAAGGCAGTGATGGagtgacagagaagaagaagaagaaagaggaaaaagatcGGGAAAAGCAtgagaaagataaagataag CCCAAGAAGAAGAACACAACAGCATATCAGGTGTTTTGTAAGGAGTACAGGGTGAACATAAATGCAGAACAGCCTGGACTAG TCTTTGGTGAGCTAAGCAAAAAGTTGGCAGAGGTGTGGAAGGCGATGCCTGAGAAAGACAAACta GTTTGGAGGCAGAAAGCTCAGTatctgcagcacaaacagaacaaagcagAGGCCACAACAATCAAACACAAGAACTCCAGTGAGAGCAAAAGCAAAG TTGTAGGAACAGGAACAGGGATGGTGTCACCGAACAGAGCTCCCGGCACTATGTCCCTGTCCCCTGCACGAGTCCCAGATGTTGATCCTATCGATGCAGCAGCTCACCTGCAACTACTAGGAGAGTCCCTGTCCCTGATTGGACATCGACTACAGGAAACAGAG GGGATGGTTGCTGTGTCCGGTAGTCTGTCTGTACTTCTGGACTCCATCTTGTGTGCACTGGGGCCACTGACCTGTCTCACAGCACAGATACCACAGTTAAACGGATGTCCTCGAAACGTCCTG TCAAATACGTTGGATAACATTGCCTACATCATGCCTGGACTGTGA